The Drosophila virilis strain 15010-1051.87 unplaced genomic scaffold, Dvir_AGI_RSII-ME tig00001170, whole genome shotgun sequence genome includes a window with the following:
- the LOC138911518 gene encoding uncharacterized protein, whose translation MATKEESECEQHFANNFSRLPSGEYSVRLPLKRTLSEKLSWNSLLKEQYSPFIKKFLDLNHMSLVSQELSSCCKYFLPHHSVLKEDSTTTTFRIVFDDSETTDTGYCLNDVLMAGPIIQPKWFHILIRFRTYPVALTADICKMYRCVRVTSPDSYFQCIQWRDSPQKDIEIFKLDTVRYGTKSALFQSVCAMHQLLMSVLQTAGILSRGNFKLRKWCSSHQEVLNGVAYEDREQYLKFNDGSDITKARGAVSDILAQSEI comes from the exons ATGGCCACCAAAGAAGAGTCGGAGTGCGAGCAGCATTTTGCCAATAACTTCTCCCGATTACCATCCGGCGAGTATTCAGTGCGGTTGCCTCTGAAGCGGA CTTTGAGCGAAAAATTAAGTTGGAATTCGCTTCTGAAGGAGCAGTATTCGCCATTCATCAAAAAGTTTCTTGATCTAAATCACATGTCGCTAGTTAGTCAAGAGTTAAGTAGCTGTTGTAAATACTTCCTCCCACATCATAGCGTCTTGAAGGAAGACAGCACCACAACCACGTTTCGTATTGTGTTTGATGACTCAGAGACTACTGATACTGGATATTGTCTTAATGATGTACTGATGGCGGGACCAATCATTCAACCTAAGTGGTTTCACATTCTGATTCGCTTCCGCACATATCCTGTTGCTCTGACAGCTGAcatttgcaaaatgtatcgctgTGTACGAGTGACTTCGCCTGATAGTTACTTCCAGTGCATCCAGTGGAGGGACTCGCCTCAGAAGGACAtcgaaatctttaaattaGATACAGTAAGGTACGGGACTAAATCAGCATTATTTCAGTCCGTGTGCGCAATGCACCAGCTGTTGATGAGCGTTCTTCAAACGGCCGGAATATTGTCTCGTGGAAACTTCAAGCTTCGAAAGTGGTGTTCCAGTCACCAAGAAGTTCTCAATGGAGTAGCTTATGAAGATAGAGAACAGTACTTGAAGTTCAACGATGGAAGCGATATCACCAAGGCCCGTGGCGCAGTGTCCGATATCCTAGCCCAATCGGAGATCTAG
- the Alg-2 gene encoding programmed cell death protein 6 — protein MSYQQSGMPDQTFLWDVFQRVDKDRSGHISADELQVALSNGTWSAFNPETVRLMIGMFDRENRGTVSFQDFGALWKYVTDWQNCFRSFDRDNSGNIDKQELKTALTSFGYRLSDHLIEILLRKFDRFGRGTILFDDFIQCCIVLYTLTTAFRQHDTDMDGVITIHYEQFLSMVFSLKI, from the exons atgtcaTACCAACAAAGTGGAATGCCAGATCAAACGTTTCTTTGGGACGTATTTCAAAG GGTTGATAAAGACAGAAGCGGGCATATATCGGCAGATGAGCTACAAGTGGCCCTTTCTAATGGCACGTGGTCTGCTTTCAACCCGGAAACAGTCCGACTTATGATTGGGATGTTTGATCGGGAAAATAGAGGAACTGTGTCATTTCAGGATTTTGGAGCGCTGTGGAAATATGTAACTGATTGGCAAAATTGTTTTCGTTCGTTTGATCGTGATAATTCTGGAAACATTGATAAGCAAGAACTTAAAACCGCACTGACTTCTTTTGGTTATCGTTTGTCTGACCATCTCATTGAAATTTTACTTCGGAAATTCGACCGGTTTGGCCGGGGAACTATTCTTTTCGACGATTTTATTCAATGTTGTATTGTCCTCTAT ACGTTAACTACAGCCTTCCGGCAACATGATACCGACATGGATGGTGTCATCACAATCCACTATGAACAGTTTTTAAGCATGGTTTTCtcacttaaaatataa